One region of Glycine max cultivar Williams 82 chromosome 9, Glycine_max_v4.0, whole genome shotgun sequence genomic DNA includes:
- the LOC100801652 gene encoding leucine-rich repeat receptor-like protein kinase TDR: MEVFKYSHIKNLLLATFMVSSAVLAIDDPYSEALLSLKAELVDDDNSLQNWVVPSGGKLTGKSYACSWSGIKCNNGSTIVTSIDLSMKKLGGVVSGKQFSIFTNLTSLNLSHNFFSGNLPAKIFNLTSLTSLDISRNNFSGPFPGGIPRLQNLIVLDAFSNSFSGSLPAEFSQLASLKVLNLAGSYFRGSIPSEYGSFKSLEFLHLAGNSLSGSIPPELGHLNTVTHMEIGYNLYQGFIPPEIGNMSQLQYLDIAGANLSGLIPKQLSNLSNLQSLFLFSNQLTGSIPSELSNIEPLTDLDLSDNFFTGSIPESFSDLENLRLLSVMYNDMSGTVPEGIAQLPSLETLLIWNNKFSGSLPRSLGRNSKLKWVDASTNDLVGNIPPDICVSGELFKLILFSNKFTGGLSSISNCSSLVRLRLEDNLFSGEITLKFSLLPDILYVDLSRNNFVGGIPSDISQATQLEYFNVSYNQQLGGIIPSQTWSLPQLQNFSASSCGISSDLPPFESCKSISVVDLDSNNLSGTIPNSVSKCQTLEKINLSNNNLTGHIPDELATIPVLGVVDLSNNNFNGTIPAKFGSCSNLQLLNVSFNNISGSIPAGKSFKLMGRSAFVGNSELCGAPLQPCPDSVGILGSKCSWKVTRIVLLSVGLLIVLLGLAFGMSYLRRGIKSQWKMVSFAGLPQFTANDVLTSLSATTKPTEVQSPSVTKAVLPTGITVLVKKIEWEERSSKVASEFIVRLGNARHKNLVRLLGFCHNPHLVYLLYDYLPNGNLAEKMEMKWDWAAKFRTVVGIARGLCFLHHECYPAIPHGDLKPSNIVFDENMEPHLAEFGFKQVLRWSKGSSPTRNKWETVTKEELCMDIYKFGEMILEIVTGGRLTNAGASIHSKPWEVLLREIYNENEGTSASSLHEIKLVLEVAMLCTQSRSSDRPSMEDVLKLLSGLKHLEDGRTSKEG, from the exons ATGGAGGTTTTCAAATACTCCCACATCAAAAATCTACTTCTTGCTACCTTCATGGTATCATCAGCAGTTCTAGCAATTGATGACCCTTACTCAGAGGCACTCCTAAGCCTAAAAGCTGAGCTTGTAGATGATGATAACAGCTTGCAGAATTGGGTGGTGCCCTCTGGAGGAAAATTAACTGGGAAATCCTATGCATGTTCTTGGTCAGGCATCAAGTGTAACAATGGCTCAACAATTGTAACTTCCATAGACCTTTCCATGAAGAAACTGGGAGGTGTGGTTTCAGGGAAGCAATTCAGCATCTTCACAAACCTCACTAGTCTCAACCTGAGCCACAATTTCTTCTCTGGGAATCTTCCAGCCAAGATTTTCAACCTTACAAGCCTAACAAGCTTGGACATAAGCAGAAACAACTTTTCTGGTCCCTTCCCAGGTGGAATTCCTAGACTCCAAAACTTGATTGTGCTTGATGCCTTCAGCAACAGTTTTTCTGGGTCATTGCCTGCTGAATTCTCTCAGCTAGCATCCCTTAAGGTTCTCAATCTAGCTGGGAGCTACTTCAGAGGTTCAATTCCATCTGAATATGGTTCTTTCAAGAGCCTTGAGTTTCTTCATCTTGCAGGAAATTCTCTTTCAGGAAGCATACCTCCAGAACTTGGTCATCTCAACACAGTGACCCACATGGAAATTGGCTACAACCTATACCAGGGTTTTATTCCACCTGAAATAGGTAACATGAGCCAGCTTCAGTATCTTGACATAGCAGGAGCAAATCTTTCTGGCCTTATACCAAAGCAACTCTCCAACCTCAGCAATTTGCAATCACTTTTCCTCTTCAGCAACCAGCTCACAGGATCAATACCAAGTGAGCTCAGCAACATTGAACCTCTCACAGATTTAGACCTCTCTGATAACTTCTTCACAGGGTCCATTCCTGAAAGCTTCTCAGACCTCGAGAACCTGAGACTCCTAAGTGTCATGTACAATGACATGAGTGGCACTGTTCCCGAAGGCATTGCACAACTTCCATCCTTGGAAACCCTTCTCATTTGGAACAACAAATTCTCCGGCTCGCTTCCTAGGAGCTTAGGGAGGAACTCCAAACTCAAGTGGGTGGATGCTTCCACAAATGATTTAGTTGGAAACATACCACCAGACATTTGTGTGAGTGGAGAATTGTTTAAGCTGATCCTGTTTTCAAACAAGTTCACTGGTGGCCTTTCATCAATCTCCAATTGTTCGTCCCTCGTTCGCCTTCGCCTCGAAGATAACTTGTTCTCAGGAGAAATCACTTTGAAATTCAGCCTTCTTCCTGATATCTTATATGTTGATCTGTCCAGGAACAACTTTGTTGGTGGGATTCCCTCAGATATTTCTCAAGCCACTCAATTGGAGTATTTCAATGTCTCTTATAATCAGCAATTAGGGGGGATCATCCCTTCACAAACATGGTCATTGCCCCAACTTCAGAATTTTTCAGCATCTTCTTGTGGTATTTCTAGTGATCTTCCCCCATTTGAATCCTGCAAATCAATTTCAGTTGTTGATCTAGATAGCAATAACTTATCTGGAACAATCCCAAACAGTGTTTCCAAATGTCAAACTCTTGAGAAAATCAACCTATCCAACAACAATTTGACAGGTCATATACCTGATGAGCTTGCCACTATTCCTGTTCTTGGTGTAGTGGACCTATCAAACAATAACTTCAATGGCACCATACCTGCTAAGTTTGGTAGTTGTTCTAATTTACAACTTCTCAATGTGTCTTTCAACAATATCTCTGGTTCAATACCAGCAGGAAAATCATTCAAATTGATGGGAAGAAGTGCATTTGTTGGAAATTCAGAGCTATGTGGAGCACCATTGCAACCATGTCCTGATTCAGTTGGAATATTGGGAAGCAAATGCTCGTGGAAGGTTACACGTATCGTGCTACTCTCTGTAGGGTTGCTAATAGTCCTTCTGGGACTTGCTTTTGGAATGTCTTACTTGAGAAGAGGAATCAAAAGTCAATGGAAGATGGTCTCATTCGCCGGTCTCCCTCAATTCACGGCAAATGATGTTTTGACAAGCCTCAGTGCCACAACAAAACCTACAGAAGTTCAATCACCATCAGTTACAAAGGCTGTTCTGCCTACAGGAATAACAGTTTTGGTCAAGAAGATTGAGTGGGAAGAGAGGAGCAGCAAGGTTGCGTCGGAATTTATAGTAAGACTGGGAAATGCAAGGCACAAGAATTTAGTCAGATTGTTGGGGTTTTGCCACAACCCGCATCTAGTCTATCTTTTGTATGATTACTTGCCTAATGGGAACTTGGCTGAGAAAATGGAAATGAAATGGGATTGGGCTGCAAAATTCAGAACAGTAGTTGGAATTGCCAGAGGACTTTGCTTCCTTCACCATGAATGTTACCCAGCTATACCTCATGGTGACTTGAAACCCAGCAACATTGTATTTGATGAAAATATGGAACCCCATTTGGCAGAATTTGGGTTCAAGCAAGTATTGAGGTGGAGCAAAGGCTCATCACCAACCAGAAATAAGTGGGAAACAG TCACAAAAGAGGAACTGTGTATGGATATCTACAAGTTTGGGGAGATGATTCTGGAAATTGTGACTGGCGGAAGGTTGACAAATGCAGGAGCCAGCATACACAGCAAACCATGGGAGGTTCTTTTGAGAGAAATTTATAATGAGAATGAAGGGACTTCTGCAAGTTCATTGCATGAGATTAAACTGGTTCTTGAGGTTGCGATGCTTTGCACCCAAAGCAGGTCATCCGATCGGCCATCAATGGAGGATGTTCTTAAGCTTCTGTCAGGGCTAAAGCATCTAGAAGATGGCAGAACTTCAAAAGAAggataa